The DNA region GGTGGTGTTGTTGCACTAATTACAAGAATGGGTGGTACAAAGGCAGTTGCTGAATGGCTTGCAAAAAAAGCTAAAAACCATAAATCATCACAAATTTCAACTTGGCTAATGGGACTTTTTGTTTTCTTTGATGATTACGCTAATGCCCTTATTGTCGGACCTGTAATGCGCCCAGTTACTGATAAATTTAAAGTTTCAAGAGAAAAACTTGCTTTTATTATAGACGCAACAGCTGCTCCTATTTCTGGAATAGCTATAATCTCAACATGGATTGGGTATGAGCTTTCTGTTATAAAGTCTTCTTATGAAATCATTGGAATGACTGATGTAAATGCATTTGCAATATTTTTAGAGACACTTCCATATAGGTTTTATAATATATTTATGATAATTTTTGTTTTTGCTACAGCTATTACAGCAAGAGAATTTGGCCCTATGTATAAAGCTGAACTAAGAGCTAGAACAACTGGCATAACAACATCAAAAAACAATATGAAAATGGATGATATAGAAGATAAGTCAATTCTTCCTAAAGCAGGTATTAAGCTTAAAACATCAAATGCAATAATTCCAATTTTAGTTTTAATGTTTGGTGCTATTTTAGGTTTTTATCTAAATGGCCTTGGAGCATTAGAGGGTGAAATTTTAGAACAAGTTAAAGCTGATCCTTTTTCACTATTTGCTTTAAGAGAAACTTTTGGTAATGCTGATGCTTCGGTTGTGCTTTTTCAAGCTGCACTTTTTGCGACTGTAGTTGCTATTTTTATGGGTGTTTATAGAAAAATATTTACAATTAGCGAAGCAATTAGTGTTTGGGTAAAGGGTTGGAAAACGATGATAATTACAAT from Campylobacter ureolyticus includes:
- a CDS encoding Na+/H+ antiporter NhaC family protein; this encodes MKRFIFTIFLFLPIFMFGNELADLNAQKFGILTLIPPVVAITLAFITKDVIFSLFIGVFSGTFMMFITQDNIFSAFIKGFVNVCNRMVHSMADPWNAGIILQVLAIGGVVALITRMGGTKAVAEWLAKKAKNHKSSQISTWLMGLFVFFDDYANALIVGPVMRPVTDKFKVSREKLAFIIDATAAPISGIAIISTWIGYELSVIKSSYEIIGMTDVNAFAIFLETLPYRFYNIFMIIFVFATAITAREFGPMYKAELRARTTGITTSKNNMKMDDIEDKSILPKAGIKLKTSNAIIPILVLMFGAILGFYLNGLGALEGEILEQVKADPFSLFALRETFGNADASVVLFQAALFATVVAIFMGVYRKIFTISEAISVWVKGWKTMIITIVILLLAWSLSSIIKDLGTSRYLVGILSDSVPLWVLPTTIFILGSSISFSTGTSYGTMGILMPLAIPLAFAIGGYNGLTEHILHSYMIINIGSVLTGAIFGDHCSPISDTTILSSMGAGCNHIDHVATQMPYALLIGAISVLIGYLPVSFGLPVVFSLALGVIFIFIILKTIGKKVE